The following proteins are co-located in the Blastopirellula sediminis genome:
- a CDS encoding prenyltransferase/squalene oxidase repeat-containing protein has translation MNLLIVVSLLVAAPSADSPSEAPAESVRDAVTRSVPFLEREGQAWIDNRKCASCHQVPFMVWSLNEAHRAGAEVDLKKLNETIAWSTDWQNWSASKNRDETKQEQAKSGNIDTMYQLLLGRNYAANEADDSPAEWVETFETALATRQQEDGSWTACGQLPLQNRPERETNEVSTMWTLLALHPRSGELPNWNEKLDAAKKYLQEAQPGQSSEWWALRMMFEQRFGSLETATELKQELLSKQREDGGWGWLVEKPSDALGTGIVLFALSHDRQEADAAVESARQFLLDTQKEDGSWIVPSTLKRANGKVKDTSTYWGTAWAVIGLARTQPTN, from the coding sequence GTGAACTTGTTGATCGTCGTTTCACTACTTGTCGCGGCGCCCTCCGCCGACTCGCCCAGCGAAGCTCCTGCGGAATCGGTCCGAGACGCCGTTACGCGAAGCGTGCCGTTCCTCGAGCGCGAAGGGCAAGCCTGGATCGATAACCGCAAGTGCGCCTCCTGCCATCAGGTTCCTTTCATGGTGTGGAGCTTGAACGAAGCCCATCGCGCCGGCGCCGAGGTCGATCTTAAGAAGCTGAACGAAACGATCGCCTGGTCCACAGATTGGCAAAACTGGTCGGCGTCTAAGAACCGCGACGAAACCAAACAGGAGCAGGCCAAGTCCGGAAACATCGACACGATGTATCAACTTCTGCTCGGCCGCAACTACGCCGCCAACGAAGCCGATGACTCTCCTGCGGAGTGGGTCGAGACGTTTGAAACGGCGCTCGCCACGCGTCAACAAGAGGACGGTTCCTGGACCGCCTGCGGACAACTTCCCCTCCAGAATCGACCAGAACGCGAAACGAATGAAGTCAGCACCATGTGGACGTTGCTAGCACTTCATCCTCGATCCGGCGAACTTCCGAATTGGAATGAGAAGCTCGACGCCGCCAAGAAATACTTGCAGGAAGCGCAACCCGGCCAAAGCAGCGAATGGTGGGCCCTACGCATGATGTTCGAACAGCGTTTCGGCTCCCTGGAAACAGCGACCGAACTGAAGCAGGAACTCTTGTCGAAACAGCGCGAAGATGGAGGCTGGGGTTGGTTGGTAGAGAAGCCCAGCGACGCCCTTGGTACGGGCATCGTGCTGTTCGCCTTGAGCCACGATCGCCAGGAAGCGGACGCCGCCGTTGAGAGTGCGCGACAATTCCTGCTCGACACCCAGAAAGAGGACGGTTCCTGGATCGTCCCCAGTACGTTGAAACGGGCCAATGGAAAGGTGAAGGATACTTCCACCTACTGGGGCACGGCATGGGCCGTGATTGGTCTGGCCCGCACGCAACCGACGAATTGA
- a CDS encoding aminotransferase class V-fold PLP-dependent enzyme, whose amino-acid sequence MPDFLLDPDVVFLNHGSFGACPRQVFDEYQRWQRELERQPVRFLQRELPGLLADARLQVAHYLGARPTEIVFVPNPTFAANEIARSLPMGPGDEVLMTDHEYGACRFAFQFAAQQKGFRVVEQAIPLPVESNEAIVDTFWQGVTEHTKLIFISQITSPTALTLPVAQICQRAKEAGILTMVDGAHAPGQIDVHLGDLGADFYTATCHKWLCAPKGSGIFYVREDRQSLVEPLVVGWGWGPNKTFHRENEFLEHHEWLGTYDPAAYLAVPAAIAWQKKTMTDEVRHRSQDLARAAVAMAAEIEGIERVHPDSFFRQMGLIDVTAKYVDADMLKSRLYDEYRIEAPVVRWKDRIFVRVSTHAYTRQDHIETLVRALQEI is encoded by the coding sequence ATGCCTGACTTCCTCCTTGATCCTGACGTCGTCTTCCTGAATCACGGTTCGTTTGGAGCCTGTCCACGGCAGGTGTTCGACGAGTACCAGCGTTGGCAAAGAGAGCTGGAACGGCAGCCTGTTCGGTTTTTGCAGCGAGAACTCCCCGGGCTGCTCGCCGACGCTCGGCTGCAGGTCGCCCACTATCTGGGGGCTCGCCCGACCGAAATCGTCTTCGTCCCCAATCCGACGTTCGCGGCGAACGAAATCGCGCGGTCGCTCCCGATGGGACCCGGCGACGAAGTTTTGATGACCGACCACGAATATGGGGCCTGCCGTTTCGCGTTTCAATTCGCCGCACAGCAGAAAGGCTTTCGCGTCGTCGAGCAGGCGATTCCTTTACCGGTCGAGTCGAACGAAGCGATCGTCGACACGTTCTGGCAAGGAGTCACCGAACACACGAAGCTGATCTTCATCAGCCAAATCACCTCGCCCACGGCGTTGACGCTGCCGGTCGCCCAGATCTGCCAGCGCGCCAAGGAGGCAGGCATTCTCACCATGGTCGACGGGGCTCACGCGCCGGGGCAGATCGACGTTCACCTGGGAGATCTCGGGGCCGACTTCTACACCGCGACCTGCCACAAGTGGTTGTGCGCCCCGAAAGGCTCCGGCATCTTCTACGTCCGCGAAGACAGACAATCGCTGGTCGAACCGCTGGTCGTCGGCTGGGGTTGGGGCCCCAATAAAACGTTTCATCGCGAAAACGAATTCCTCGAGCATCACGAGTGGCTCGGGACCTATGACCCGGCCGCCTATCTGGCCGTCCCCGCCGCGATCGCCTGGCAAAAGAAAACCATGACGGACGAAGTTCGCCACCGTTCGCAAGACTTGGCGCGAGCGGCCGTCGCGATGGCTGCCGAGATCGAGGGAATCGAACGCGTTCACCCTGACTCGTTCTTCCGTCAGATGGGACTGATTGACGTTACCGCCAAATACGTCGATGCCGACATGCTTAAGTCTCGGCTCTACGACGAATACCGAATCGAGGCGCCGGTCGTTCGCTGGAAAGATCGAATCTTCGTCCGCGTCTCGACCCACGCCTACACCCGGCAAGATCACATTGAAACGCTGGTTCGGGCGCTCCAGGAAATCTAG
- a CDS encoding serine/threonine-protein kinase has product MSDASLPSSNDRPEPPDRQVEVLCQAFAERWLAGQQPDIAEYLAQVGDEQRKTLLIALLEIDVKNRRQRNEQPQYESIVLHYPELRGEVGLALFDLMEQTVAPKSEVAETMPVGASYASKLASQPLLASGTQFGKYELLNVIARGGMGVVFRARQIDANRIVALKMILSGQLAGQEEIQRFKTEAEAAARLDHPNIVPIFDVGQHDGHHYFTMAFIQGQSLYQRMRSSTFSARGASEIVRTLASAIEYAHSKGIIHRDLKPANILLDEEGNPRITDFGLSKVLDGRSELTGTGQLLGTPAYMSPEQASGNMSQVGPLSDVYSLGAILYELIAARVPFSSDNVVGLLSQICTQEAPPLRSVSRMVDADIETICIKCLDKTPERRYASAGALAEDLGRYLRGEPILARRITRSQRFARWCKRRPMIATLSAGLAASLLIFGTSTIYFAATTRQQGTLVAVEREQATEMLDVARLAVNEMAEQAKLLADVPRAEMRRQELLAKATEFYTRFLQQRPNDSGLRHQTAVLHQSMGNLFRQLGEFDSSKQAFETSIQLLSDLATEEPQDPKHQQQLAESYIWLSVLLKSRDIEQALNSVNQAVSIQEDASSKPSGNESDEYGLARALYNRGMLLDEHGETAAAEKDYRAAIEKLLRLVDSDASGEHDEFRLDLGRTLNNYGNLLKKQGKLEDARDRISEAVELHSSRELSPEEREDLAIFQNNLSNTLASLSDLPAAVKANEGAAALLESLVSQFPRYVHLKSELANTLNSRGALAGRQKDLKQAALYFERSETILSELANEYPGHAGYSHRLGNAKYNRALVAHLQGETEGVDKLLKEAIEIHTRAYASNAQNDEFAKSLEKDYALAIKSFQASRDVPRMGQTIEAYLQAFPNDSAARMQAAKWYASGYSLAQEGDATSSADSLGQNAVTQLRKAMELGEPLTSLQSEEKLADEFLPLQQRADFQQLLEQWKSKSKAS; this is encoded by the coding sequence GTGAGCGACGCAAGCCTTCCCTCCTCGAACGATCGCCCCGAGCCGCCGGATCGGCAGGTGGAGGTCCTCTGCCAGGCATTTGCCGAACGCTGGCTCGCCGGTCAGCAGCCTGATATCGCCGAATACCTCGCTCAGGTAGGGGATGAACAACGCAAGACGCTGCTGATCGCGCTGCTCGAGATTGACGTCAAGAATCGTCGCCAGCGAAATGAGCAGCCCCAATATGAGTCGATCGTACTGCACTATCCGGAACTCCGCGGCGAGGTCGGCTTGGCGCTGTTTGATCTGATGGAGCAGACGGTCGCTCCCAAGAGCGAAGTCGCCGAGACCATGCCGGTAGGCGCCTCGTACGCCAGTAAACTCGCTAGTCAGCCGCTGTTGGCGAGCGGAACGCAGTTTGGCAAATATGAGCTGCTGAACGTGATCGCGCGCGGCGGGATGGGGGTCGTCTTTCGGGCTCGCCAGATTGACGCCAATCGGATCGTCGCCCTCAAGATGATCCTCAGCGGGCAACTGGCGGGACAGGAGGAGATCCAACGTTTCAAAACGGAAGCGGAAGCGGCCGCTCGACTCGATCATCCCAACATCGTGCCGATTTTCGACGTCGGCCAGCATGATGGCCATCACTATTTCACGATGGCTTTCATCCAAGGTCAAAGCTTGTATCAACGGATGCGGAGCTCGACCTTCAGCGCCAGAGGGGCGTCGGAAATCGTCCGCACGCTCGCGTCGGCGATTGAATACGCGCATAGCAAAGGGATCATTCATCGCGACCTTAAGCCGGCCAATATCTTGCTCGATGAAGAGGGGAACCCCCGCATCACCGACTTCGGCCTGTCGAAGGTACTGGATGGTCGTTCGGAGCTGACCGGAACGGGGCAGCTGCTCGGTACGCCGGCCTATATGTCGCCGGAGCAGGCTTCCGGTAATATGTCGCAGGTCGGTCCTCTCTCCGACGTCTATTCTTTGGGGGCGATTCTGTACGAACTCATTGCCGCTCGCGTCCCGTTCAGCTCAGACAACGTTGTCGGCCTGTTGTCGCAGATTTGTACGCAAGAGGCTCCGCCGCTGCGGTCTGTATCGCGGATGGTCGACGCCGACATCGAAACGATCTGCATCAAGTGCTTGGACAAGACCCCTGAACGTCGCTATGCATCGGCCGGTGCACTGGCGGAGGATCTGGGACGTTACCTCCGCGGCGAGCCAATCCTGGCGCGGCGCATCACCCGCAGTCAAAGATTCGCTCGGTGGTGCAAGCGGCGTCCGATGATCGCGACCCTTTCGGCGGGGCTCGCCGCTTCGCTTTTGATTTTCGGCACGTCGACAATCTACTTTGCGGCGACGACGAGACAGCAGGGAACGCTCGTCGCAGTTGAACGCGAGCAGGCGACCGAGATGTTGGACGTCGCCCGCCTGGCCGTCAACGAGATGGCGGAGCAGGCCAAGTTGTTGGCCGATGTGCCGAGAGCCGAAATGCGACGGCAAGAATTGCTCGCCAAAGCGACGGAGTTCTACACTCGGTTTTTGCAACAGCGTCCCAACGACAGCGGGCTGCGTCATCAGACGGCCGTGCTGCACCAGTCAATGGGGAACCTCTTCCGGCAGCTCGGCGAATTTGATTCTTCCAAGCAAGCGTTTGAAACGTCGATCCAGTTGCTTTCTGACCTGGCGACTGAAGAGCCGCAGGATCCCAAGCACCAGCAACAACTTGCGGAGAGCTACATATGGCTCTCCGTCTTGTTGAAATCGCGGGATATCGAGCAGGCGCTCAATTCGGTGAATCAGGCGGTCTCGATCCAGGAAGACGCGTCGTCCAAGCCAAGCGGCAACGAGAGCGACGAATATGGGCTGGCCCGCGCTCTCTACAACCGAGGAATGTTGCTCGACGAACATGGGGAAACGGCTGCGGCCGAAAAGGACTATCGCGCTGCGATCGAAAAGCTGCTGCGTCTGGTCGATAGCGACGCGTCAGGCGAGCATGATGAGTTTCGGCTCGACTTGGGGAGGACGCTGAATAACTATGGCAACCTGCTGAAGAAGCAGGGGAAATTGGAAGATGCCCGCGATCGGATTTCCGAGGCGGTCGAGTTGCATTCGAGCCGCGAGCTAAGCCCGGAAGAACGGGAAGATCTCGCCATCTTTCAGAACAACCTTTCCAATACCTTGGCGTCGCTCAGTGACTTGCCGGCGGCCGTTAAAGCGAATGAAGGTGCGGCCGCATTGCTGGAAAGCCTGGTAAGTCAGTTCCCGCGTTACGTGCATCTGAAGAGCGAGCTGGCGAACACGCTGAATAGCCGCGGAGCGCTCGCCGGACGACAGAAAGATCTCAAGCAAGCGGCCCTCTATTTTGAACGCTCCGAAACGATCTTGTCAGAGCTGGCGAATGAATACCCTGGCCATGCTGGATATTCTCATCGTCTAGGGAACGCGAAGTACAATCGCGCTTTGGTAGCGCATCTGCAGGGAGAAACGGAAGGAGTCGACAAGCTTCTGAAGGAAGCGATCGAGATTCATACGCGAGCTTACGCATCAAATGCCCAGAATGACGAGTTCGCCAAGAGCCTGGAAAAGGACTACGCGCTGGCGATCAAGTCGTTTCAGGCGTCCCGCGACGTTCCCAGAATGGGTCAGACCATCGAAGCGTATCTCCAGGCGTTTCCGAATGATTCCGCTGCTCGAATGCAGGCCGCCAAGTGGTACGCGAGCGGCTATTCGTTGGCGCAAGAAGGGGATGCGACGTCGTCGGCCGATTCGCTGGGGCAAAACGCCGTAACGCAACTGCGCAAGGCGATGGAGCTAGGGGAACCGCTCACTTCGCTCCAATCAGAGGAGAAACTGGCCGACGAGTTTCTTCCCCTACAGCAGCGAGCCGACTTTCAGCAGCTGCTGGAGCAGTGGAAGTCGAAAAGCAAGGCATCGTAA
- a CDS encoding serine hydrolase domain-containing protein has translation MHRRQILKWSLFMGLSGRLFAAEKPNGLEEADKILTEATASGQVKAATLHVVKRGNAVTRAYGAGTTPDSMFLLGSISKPICVAALMRLFDQQEFKLDDPLRKFLPEFTGQGREDVTFQHVLTHTSGLPDQVADNAKLRRDHASLATFVKHAEQEPLAFAPGSKYQYSSMGILLATHVAEKITGKDILSLVDETVFQPLKMTHSAQGLGRFKLDDMVPSQTEFAAPEAGSGDPSAKNWDWNSLYWRKLGAPWGTTHCSAPDVAAFLSEFLHLSGTVLKPETAKLMRTNQNPSGIKPRGLGFDVDPLLGGPGCSNETFGHTGSTGTIAWADPATETICVVLTSLPGRAVTPHPRQLVSERIAADRDS, from the coding sequence ATGCATCGCCGTCAGATTCTCAAGTGGAGCCTATTCATGGGACTAAGCGGACGTCTGTTCGCAGCTGAAAAGCCAAATGGACTCGAAGAAGCGGACAAGATTCTGACGGAAGCGACCGCCAGCGGTCAGGTGAAGGCCGCGACGTTGCATGTGGTAAAACGCGGCAACGCTGTGACTCGCGCCTACGGCGCTGGCACGACGCCCGACTCGATGTTTCTCCTCGGCTCGATCTCGAAGCCGATTTGCGTCGCCGCGCTAATGAGGCTGTTCGATCAGCAGGAATTCAAGCTCGACGATCCTCTACGCAAATTCCTGCCAGAGTTTACCGGCCAGGGGCGAGAAGACGTTACTTTCCAACATGTCCTGACCCACACCTCAGGCTTGCCCGATCAAGTAGCGGACAACGCAAAGCTGCGCCGCGACCATGCAAGTTTGGCGACCTTCGTCAAACATGCGGAGCAAGAGCCCTTAGCGTTCGCTCCCGGTTCGAAATACCAATACTCGAGCATGGGCATTCTGCTCGCGACGCACGTCGCCGAGAAGATTACGGGCAAAGACATTCTTTCGCTGGTCGACGAGACGGTCTTTCAGCCATTAAAGATGACGCATTCCGCGCAAGGCCTGGGACGATTCAAGCTCGACGATATGGTGCCCAGCCAGACCGAATTTGCCGCGCCGGAAGCCGGCAGCGGCGATCCCTCGGCGAAGAACTGGGACTGGAACAGTCTCTACTGGCGCAAGCTGGGAGCGCCCTGGGGCACGACTCATTGCTCGGCGCCAGACGTCGCCGCGTTCTTGTCCGAGTTTCTGCACCTCTCCGGGACGGTTCTGAAACCGGAGACGGCCAAACTGATGCGTACCAACCAGAACCCTTCCGGGATCAAGCCGCGCGGTCTCGGCTTTGACGTCGATCCGCTGTTGGGCGGACCTGGTTGTTCGAACGAAACGTTTGGTCACACAGGCTCGACCGGAACAATCGCGTGGGCCGATCCCGCCACGGAAACGATCTGCGTGGTGCTGACCTCACTCCCCGGTCGCGCGGTGACTCCGCATCCCCGACAATTGGTTTCCGAGCGGATCGCTGCGGATCGCGATTCTTAA
- a CDS encoding YjcZ family sporulation protein: MSRLYPLLAVVIFLGVPQFGMAQVPAPILLGSSVESRANSFAMNVLHLEEEEAADSVAQSIEIAESLGADTEAEGYGGAFVLILVLFILLVIIGAGFGGARRFRF; this comes from the coding sequence ATGAGTCGACTCTACCCTCTACTGGCCGTCGTAATCTTTCTCGGCGTTCCGCAGTTCGGCATGGCCCAGGTCCCGGCGCCGATTCTTCTCGGTAGCTCCGTCGAAAGTCGCGCTAACAGCTTTGCCATGAACGTGCTGCACCTAGAAGAGGAAGAAGCTGCGGATTCAGTCGCGCAGAGCATCGAGATCGCCGAGAGCCTTGGCGCGGATACGGAAGCGGAAGGCTACGGCGGAGCGTTCGTGCTGATCCTGGTCCTCTTTATTTTGCTCGTCATCATCGGAGCTGGGTTTGGAGGCGCCAGACGCTTTCGGTTTTGA
- a CDS encoding sphingomyelin phosphodiesterase, translating to MLRSNRLTLAGLLCIVLGCATEKSQLADNQLPIQPTPSSGVATAQFVQAPMEQQRSLRVVAYNVHLLPSVAVPFAGTRSAADYRARAIGEQLATYDLIGLSEAFNTKQSQALVEQLQARTPSGYHIAYGPGRSGTHLVGSGLAFCSRYPILETHTITYRNASRVLTNGLKSDGFAAKGALHAKVLLDPQSGATLDCFLTHLESQSPAARKLQVRELSEFVAEHYRADAPAIFLGDFNIAFESDADSEYADLLNRFAEAKVLNLVDGGQRLQAGPHGTSDAVAEDGGRRIDYIFSAGSAGASSVGLYPTRTEHVRFLDQEVAEGSLSDHLAVASEFLIIPQKVASLPQRHPTR from the coding sequence ATGCTTCGTTCCAATCGGCTTACGCTTGCTGGCCTGCTCTGTATCGTGCTAGGCTGCGCAACCGAAAAGAGCCAACTCGCCGACAATCAATTGCCCATTCAGCCGACGCCATCTTCTGGCGTTGCGACGGCTCAATTCGTGCAGGCTCCGATGGAACAGCAGCGCAGTCTCCGGGTAGTCGCCTACAACGTGCATCTGCTTCCCAGCGTCGCGGTTCCCTTTGCCGGAACGCGTAGCGCCGCGGATTATCGCGCGCGAGCAATCGGCGAGCAACTCGCAACGTACGATCTGATTGGACTCAGCGAAGCGTTCAACACCAAGCAAAGCCAGGCTCTTGTCGAGCAGTTGCAGGCGCGAACGCCCAGCGGTTATCACATTGCATACGGCCCAGGTCGATCAGGCACGCACTTGGTTGGCAGCGGCCTAGCCTTCTGTTCGCGCTATCCGATTTTGGAAACGCATACGATTACCTACAGGAACGCATCGAGAGTATTGACGAACGGTTTGAAATCAGACGGCTTCGCCGCGAAGGGAGCACTACATGCCAAGGTTCTGCTCGACCCGCAATCGGGCGCAACGCTCGATTGCTTCCTAACCCATCTCGAAAGCCAATCCCCCGCCGCACGAAAGCTTCAAGTACGCGAACTCAGCGAGTTTGTCGCCGAGCACTATCGTGCCGATGCCCCTGCGATCTTTCTAGGGGATTTCAATATCGCATTTGAATCGGACGCCGACTCGGAATACGCAGATCTCCTCAATCGCTTCGCCGAGGCCAAGGTTCTGAACCTGGTTGACGGCGGACAACGACTACAAGCCGGTCCGCACGGAACGAGCGATGCGGTCGCAGAGGATGGAGGACGACGAATTGATTACATCTTCTCCGCCGGTTCCGCAGGGGCGAGCAGCGTCGGCCTTTATCCGACGCGGACCGAGCATGTGCGTTTCCTGGACCAGGAAGTCGCCGAAGGATCGCTCTCCGATCATCTCGCCGTTGCGAGCGAGTTTCTAATCATTCCGCAGAAAGTTGCGAGCCTACCGCAGCGACATCCAACCCGTTAA
- the katG gene encoding catalase/peroxidase HPI, which translates to MKPTSTPAQEEHPVAVAKPEGIAGCPVMGPVGPPSARNTAAGAMSNADWWPNQLNLKILHQNSVKGNPMGGEFDYAEEFNKLDLAAVKADIKELMTTSQDWWPADYGHYGPLFIRMAWHSAGTYRVGDGRGGAGYGTQRFAPLNSWPDNANLDKARRLLWPIKQKYGDKISWADLMILTGNVSLESMGFETFGFGGGRADVWEPQEDIYWGPESEWLGDKRYTGDRHLENPLAAVQMGLIYVNPEGPNGKPDPIAAAHDIRDTFGRMGMNDEETVALIAGGHTFGKAHGAGDAKNVGPDPEAASIEEQGLGWKNKFGTGKGGDTITSGLEGAWSTTPTEWSNSYFDNLFDYEWVLTKSPAGAHQWTPKEETAQGTVPDAHDPAKSHAPMMFTTDLALKMDPAYGEISKRFHENPDQFKQAFAKAWYKLTHRDMGPVSRLLGPEVAPPQVWQDPVPKADYKQIDDADVAQLKTKLLESGLSTSDLVSTAWASASTFRGSDKRGGANGARIRLAPQKDWAVNEPEQLAKTLAVLEKVQKEFNDAQTDGKQVSLADVIVLGGSAAVEAAAKQGGFDVTVPFAPGRTDATQEMTDVESFAFLEPKSDGFRNHINAHTDRPAEELLVNRAQLLTLTAPEMTALVGGMRVLGTNTGDGPLAELGVFTDKPGTLSNDFFVNLLNMDVTWEKSAVCDHFFEGTDSKTGEVKWTATRVDLIFGSNSQLRAIAEVYASDDAKEKFVNDFVAAWTKVMNLDRFDLADHK; encoded by the coding sequence ATGAAACCGACCAGCACTCCCGCACAGGAAGAACACCCGGTCGCCGTCGCGAAACCGGAAGGGATCGCCGGATGTCCCGTCATGGGCCCGGTCGGTCCTCCGTCGGCCCGCAACACCGCCGCTGGCGCGATGTCGAACGCCGACTGGTGGCCGAATCAATTGAACCTGAAGATCCTGCACCAGAACTCGGTCAAAGGGAACCCGATGGGCGGCGAGTTCGACTACGCCGAAGAGTTCAACAAACTCGATCTGGCCGCCGTCAAAGCGGACATCAAAGAGTTGATGACCACTTCGCAAGATTGGTGGCCGGCCGACTACGGTCACTACGGTCCCCTCTTCATCCGCATGGCGTGGCACAGCGCCGGCACCTATCGCGTTGGCGACGGTCGCGGCGGCGCCGGTTACGGTACGCAGCGATTCGCTCCGCTGAACAGCTGGCCCGACAACGCCAACCTCGACAAGGCTCGTCGTTTGCTCTGGCCGATCAAGCAGAAGTACGGCGACAAGATCTCGTGGGCCGACCTGATGATCCTGACCGGCAACGTTTCGCTCGAATCGATGGGCTTTGAGACCTTCGGCTTTGGCGGCGGTCGTGCCGACGTCTGGGAACCGCAGGAAGACATTTACTGGGGCCCGGAAAGCGAATGGCTCGGCGACAAACGCTACACCGGCGATCGTCACCTCGAAAACCCGCTGGCCGCCGTGCAGATGGGCTTGATCTACGTCAACCCGGAAGGCCCCAACGGCAAGCCGGATCCGATCGCCGCGGCTCACGACATCCGCGACACCTTCGGCCGCATGGGGATGAATGACGAAGAGACGGTCGCCCTGATCGCCGGCGGGCACACCTTCGGCAAGGCACACGGCGCCGGCGACGCGAAAAACGTCGGCCCCGATCCGGAAGCGGCTTCGATTGAAGAACAAGGGCTTGGCTGGAAGAACAAGTTCGGCACGGGCAAAGGTGGCGACACCATCACCAGCGGCCTGGAAGGCGCCTGGTCGACGACTCCGACCGAATGGTCCAACAGCTACTTCGATAACCTGTTCGATTACGAGTGGGTGTTGACTAAGAGCCCCGCCGGGGCCCATCAGTGGACGCCGAAAGAAGAGACCGCACAAGGAACCGTGCCCGACGCGCACGATCCTGCCAAGTCGCACGCCCCGATGATGTTCACCACGGACTTGGCGCTGAAGATGGATCCGGCCTACGGCGAGATCTCGAAGCGATTCCATGAAAACCCGGATCAGTTCAAGCAGGCCTTCGCGAAGGCCTGGTACAAGCTGACCCACCGCGACATGGGTCCGGTCAGTCGTTTGCTCGGCCCGGAAGTGGCGCCGCCGCAAGTCTGGCAAGATCCGGTCCCCAAGGCCGACTACAAGCAGATTGACGACGCCGACGTCGCCCAGCTGAAGACCAAGCTGCTCGAATCGGGCTTGTCGACTTCGGACCTGGTTTCGACCGCGTGGGCTTCGGCTTCCACCTTCCGCGGCAGCGACAAACGGGGCGGCGCCAACGGCGCTCGCATTCGCCTCGCTCCGCAAAAGGACTGGGCCGTCAACGAGCCGGAACAGCTGGCCAAAACGTTGGCTGTGCTGGAGAAGGTTCAGAAGGAATTCAACGACGCTCAGACCGACGGCAAGCAGGTCTCGCTGGCCGACGTCATCGTGTTGGGCGGAAGCGCCGCCGTCGAAGCGGCCGCCAAGCAGGGCGGCTTTGACGTGACCGTTCCGTTCGCTCCGGGTCGTACCGATGCGACGCAGGAAATGACCGACGTCGAATCGTTCGCCTTCCTCGAACCGAAATCGGACGGTTTCCGCAATCACATCAACGCCCATACCGATCGACCGGCCGAAGAATTGCTGGTCAACCGAGCCCAATTGCTGACGCTGACCGCGCCGGAAATGACGGCTCTGGTCGGCGGCATGCGAGTGCTCGGAACCAACACCGGCGACGGCCCGTTGGCCGAACTGGGCGTCTTCACCGACAAGCCAGGAACGTTGAGCAATGACTTCTTCGTGAACTTGCTCAATATGGACGTGACTTGGGAAAAGTCGGCCGTGTGCGATCACTTCTTTGAAGGAACGGACAGCAAGACGGGCGAAGTGAAATGGACGGCGACTCGCGTCGACTTGATCTTCGGCTCGAACTCGCAACTGCGAGCGATCGCCGAAGTCTACGCCAGCGACGACGCGAAAGAGAAGTTCGTCAACGACTTCGTCGCGGCCTGGACGAAGGTGATGAACCTCGATCGCTTTGACCTGGCGGATCACAAGTAA
- a CDS encoding HdeD family acid-resistance protein, protein MSDKKEKVAAAAAAAKERVGAKLGAIWWAILLRGILAVALAVCAFVWPGKTIGIFVMLLGAYFLIDGVIGLISAYRSGEKTSPIIQAIVSLAIGFILLLWTGVSGKLFLILVGIWLVLQGISLFYAAFRMDSSEDQRGLVMVIGGVMALIGLVFVFWTDAGVVAISWLIGLGAAIIGILLIYLATRVKRLQARVDDLGSQT, encoded by the coding sequence ATGTCGGACAAGAAAGAAAAAGTGGCGGCAGCCGCCGCGGCGGCGAAAGAGCGAGTCGGCGCCAAGTTGGGCGCGATCTGGTGGGCGATTCTACTGCGAGGCATTCTGGCCGTCGCACTTGCGGTCTGTGCGTTCGTCTGGCCCGGAAAGACGATCGGCATTTTTGTGATGCTGCTCGGCGCTTACTTCCTGATTGACGGCGTCATCGGTCTGATCAGCGCTTATCGGAGCGGTGAGAAAACGTCGCCAATTATCCAGGCGATCGTCAGCCTGGCGATCGGGTTCATACTTTTGCTCTGGACGGGCGTGAGCGGCAAACTGTTCCTGATCCTGGTCGGCATCTGGCTGGTGCTACAAGGAATCAGTCTGTTCTACGCGGCGTTTCGGATGGATTCCTCTGAAGACCAGCGCGGGCTAGTGATGGTGATCGGCGGCGTGATGGCGCTGATCGGGTTGGTCTTCGTCTTTTGGACCGACGCCGGGGTGGTGGCGATCTCCTGGCTGATTGGCCTGGGCGCCGCGATCATCGGCATCTTGCTGATCTACCTGGCCACGCGCGTGAAACGACTGCAGGCCAGGGTAGATGACTTGGGGAGTCAGACCTAG